One Kitasatospora sp. NBC_01266 genomic window carries:
- a CDS encoding FAD-dependent monooxygenase, whose protein sequence is MTITDVVIVGGGPNGLMLACELALAGVRPVVLESRATPSTEPKANGLLGQVVKLVDRRGLHERLSALPGPPRPNSAYFMFAGLPLNLSLLPDSPIYGLAAPQQHLVQVLEERAGELGVELRRGHQVVALAQDEQAVTLDIAGPDGAHRLRARYVVGADGARSITRKLSGIGFPGISYDRTTTRTAHATVPADWVDPATGALNVPGHGTVLPFLPQRTDHGGFSYAPFPGHPPLISTVEWDQPEPGAPMSLDELGASIHRVLGADLPLSPPVGEGPHVLRRLVGGNTRVAERFRDRRVFLIGDAAHVYASGGGPGLNLGLQDAVNLGWKLAAEIHGSAPSDLLDSYQSERRKAAHRMVVNAQAQSALTAPGSDVTALRELFTELLGQPDTVQHLADLTAGADIRYDPVDPDGHPLIGRFAPDLDLRTPTGTVRLAELTRTARPLLLDLTEDSSFAGALAPWRDRVDVITARPQSPAPGATALLLRPDCYVAWAAAAPHPDPADLAALRTAAQRWFGAATDSDACGLTAAGSRR, encoded by the coding sequence TTGACCATCACGGATGTCGTCATCGTCGGGGGCGGCCCGAACGGGCTGATGCTGGCCTGCGAACTGGCCCTGGCCGGAGTCCGGCCGGTGGTGCTGGAGAGCCGGGCCACGCCCAGCACCGAGCCGAAGGCGAACGGGCTGCTCGGTCAGGTCGTGAAGCTGGTCGACCGGCGAGGGCTCCACGAGCGCCTCAGCGCGCTGCCGGGGCCGCCGCGGCCGAACTCGGCCTACTTCATGTTCGCCGGGCTGCCGCTGAACCTGAGTCTGCTGCCGGACAGTCCGATCTACGGTCTGGCGGCTCCGCAGCAGCACCTCGTCCAGGTCCTGGAGGAGCGGGCCGGCGAACTGGGGGTGGAGCTCAGGCGGGGACACCAGGTCGTCGCCCTGGCGCAGGACGAGCAGGCGGTCACCCTGGACATCGCGGGGCCGGACGGCGCCCACCGGCTGCGGGCCCGCTACGTCGTCGGTGCGGACGGCGCGCGCAGCATCACGCGCAAGCTGTCCGGCATCGGCTTCCCCGGCATCAGCTACGACCGCACGACCACCCGGACGGCGCATGCCACCGTGCCGGCCGACTGGGTGGATCCCGCGACCGGCGCGCTGAACGTACCCGGCCACGGCACCGTCCTGCCGTTCCTGCCCCAGCGCACCGACCACGGAGGGTTCTCCTACGCGCCCTTCCCCGGCCACCCGCCGCTGATCAGCACCGTCGAGTGGGACCAGCCCGAGCCCGGGGCGCCGATGAGCCTGGACGAACTCGGGGCGAGCATCCACCGCGTGCTCGGCGCCGACCTGCCGCTGAGCCCGCCGGTCGGGGAGGGACCGCACGTGCTGCGCCGGCTGGTCGGCGGCAACACCCGGGTGGCCGAACGGTTCCGGGACCGCCGGGTGTTCCTGATCGGCGACGCCGCCCACGTCTACGCCTCAGGGGGCGGGCCCGGGTTGAACCTCGGCCTGCAGGACGCGGTCAACCTCGGCTGGAAGCTCGCCGCCGAGATCCACGGCAGCGCCCCGTCCGACCTGCTCGACAGCTACCAGAGCGAGCGCCGGAAAGCCGCCCACCGCATGGTCGTCAACGCCCAGGCGCAGTCCGCGCTCACCGCCCCGGGCAGCGATGTCACCGCGCTGCGCGAGCTGTTCACCGAACTCCTCGGTCAACCGGACACCGTCCAGCACCTCGCCGACCTCACCGCGGGCGCCGACATCCGCTACGACCCGGTCGACCCGGACGGACACCCGCTGATCGGCCGGTTCGCCCCGGACCTGGACCTGCGCACGCCGACCGGGACGGTCCGGCTGGCCGAACTCACCAGAACCGCACGGCCGTTGCTGCTCGACCTGACCGAGGACTCGTCGTTCGCCGGAGCCCTCGCACCGTGGCGCGACCGGGTGGACGTCATCACCGCACGTCCCCAGTCACCCGCACCCGGGGCGACCGCCCTGCTGCTGCGTCCCGACTGCTACGTCGCCTGGGCAGCGGCCGCACCCCACCCCGACCCGGCCGACCTGGCGGCCCTGCGCACCGCCGCGCAGCGGTGGTTCGGCGCCGCGACCGACAGCGACGCCTGCGGCCTCACGGCTGCCGGGAGTCGGCGCTGA
- a CDS encoding acyl-CoA-like ligand-binding transcription factor → MTEGDDTGVGLRERKKRETRVALSRATIGLCIQRGWDNVTVEDIAAAANVSVRTFRNYFANKAEAIAAGHLERMLRIADDLRARPVGEPLWESVAHVVQAQFAPPGEAAAGAHPDHPDHPGQPDQPGQPDHPDHADQRWADGLRLMLAEPALQGEVVKANAAAQQELARAVAERTGTDAARDVYPTLVAAVIGAGSAVAVEHCLRADPPAPLGPVLREVFDRVTAGLPTP, encoded by the coding sequence ATGACAGAGGGAGACGACACCGGCGTCGGGCTGCGGGAGCGCAAGAAGCGGGAGACCCGCGTCGCGCTGAGCCGGGCCACCATCGGGCTGTGCATCCAACGCGGCTGGGACAACGTGACGGTGGAGGACATCGCCGCCGCGGCGAACGTGTCCGTGCGCACCTTCCGCAACTACTTCGCCAACAAGGCCGAGGCGATCGCCGCCGGCCACCTGGAGCGCATGCTGCGGATCGCCGACGACCTGCGGGCGCGACCGGTCGGCGAGCCGCTCTGGGAGTCGGTCGCCCACGTGGTCCAGGCCCAGTTCGCGCCGCCGGGCGAGGCCGCCGCGGGGGCTCACCCCGACCACCCCGACCACCCCGGCCAACCCGACCAACCCGGACAACCCGACCACCCGGACCACGCCGACCAGCGCTGGGCGGACGGGCTGCGGCTCATGCTGGCCGAACCGGCCCTGCAGGGGGAGGTCGTCAAGGCGAACGCGGCCGCGCAGCAGGAACTGGCCCGGGCGGTCGCCGAGCGCACCGGCACCGACGCGGCCCGGGACGTGTACCCGACGCTGGTCGCCGCGGTCATCGGCGCCGGCAGCGCCGTGGCGGTGGAGCACTGCCTGCGCGCGGATCCGCCCGCCCCGCTCGGCCCGGTCCTGCGCGAGGTGTTCGACCGGGTCACCGCGGGCCTGCCAACTCCGTAG
- a CDS encoding COG1470 family protein, whose protein sequence is MTTSAELGLPALTVSPGGVATTTLTVRNETDIVEAYSLEVVGACAPWTTVEPARVSLYPGTSETVTVRLAPARSPDVRAGEFPLGIRVLPAERADLVTVPETTVTVTAFHELRAELAPRRRRGWLRARYRTSAQNLGNAPTTVAFTPAQAGEDLRFRAAPSSLRLEPGESGEARLRVRTRKLIWFGKPVTRAFEVTAGQDVAAADQGKPAAAERRPVLNGEFVQLSIFPKWLLALLAALIALLLAWFALVRPAVQSSAKQAAAQAVDQKVAALAPTPTPVTPPGSTGGQPSGQGQPGAGQPSSTTGGGGSGTDAGPAVPGTGQQSSATIDVQTAGGGSAVGSYQVPQDKVFGITDIVIANFQGDQGLLTIKFGDQTITTIALETFRNQDYHWVTPINVSAGQTVTASVTCQQPGTPASGKQASGCHELLNASGELSDLKP, encoded by the coding sequence ATGACCACATCCGCCGAACTCGGCCTTCCCGCGCTGACGGTGTCGCCCGGAGGGGTGGCGACGACGACCCTGACCGTCCGCAACGAGACCGACATCGTCGAGGCGTACTCGCTGGAAGTGGTCGGCGCCTGCGCCCCGTGGACGACGGTCGAGCCGGCCCGCGTCTCGCTCTACCCGGGAACCTCCGAGACGGTGACGGTGCGCCTGGCGCCGGCCCGCTCCCCGGACGTGCGGGCAGGTGAATTCCCACTCGGTATCCGGGTGTTGCCGGCCGAGCGGGCTGATCTGGTGACCGTTCCCGAGACCACGGTCACCGTCACGGCGTTCCACGAGCTGCGCGCCGAGCTGGCACCCCGGCGCCGCCGCGGCTGGCTGCGCGCGCGCTACCGGACCTCGGCGCAGAACCTGGGGAACGCGCCCACCACGGTGGCCTTCACCCCCGCACAGGCCGGCGAGGACCTGCGCTTCCGGGCCGCCCCGAGCTCGCTGCGCCTGGAGCCCGGCGAATCCGGCGAGGCCCGGTTGCGGGTCCGCACCCGCAAGTTGATCTGGTTCGGCAAACCGGTCACCCGGGCCTTCGAGGTCACCGCCGGCCAGGACGTCGCGGCCGCCGACCAGGGCAAGCCGGCGGCGGCCGAGCGCCGGCCCGTGCTGAACGGCGAGTTCGTCCAGCTCTCGATCTTTCCCAAGTGGCTGCTCGCGCTGCTGGCGGCGCTGATCGCGCTGCTGCTGGCCTGGTTCGCCCTGGTGCGGCCGGCCGTGCAGAGCTCCGCGAAGCAGGCCGCGGCGCAGGCCGTCGACCAGAAGGTCGCGGCACTCGCTCCGACCCCCACCCCCGTAACCCCGCCGGGCTCGACCGGCGGGCAGCCGAGCGGCCAGGGCCAGCCGGGCGCCGGGCAGCCGAGCAGCACCACCGGCGGCGGCGGTTCCGGCACGGACGCCGGCCCGGCGGTGCCGGGGACCGGCCAGCAGAGTTCGGCCACGATCGACGTGCAGACCGCCGGCGGCGGCTCCGCGGTGGGCAGTTACCAGGTACCGCAGGACAAGGTCTTCGGCATCACCGACATCGTCATCGCCAACTTCCAGGGCGATCAGGGATTGTTGACCATCAAGTTCGGCGATCAGACGATCACGACCATCGCCTTGGAGACCTTCCGCAACCAGGACTACCACTGGGTGACTCCCATCAACGTCTCCGCGGGCCAGACCGTGACGGCGAGCGTGACCTGCCAGCAGCCGGGCACGCCGGCCTCGGGAAAGCAGGCCTCCGGGTGCCACGAACTGCTCAATGCCAGCGGAGAACTGAGCGATCTCAAGCCTTGA
- a CDS encoding MFS transporter codes for MARTTSRPHYNVTFAVLLVGVAAYSLLQSLIIPVLPTLMLHLHTSQDTVTWLMTGYLLSASVATPILGRIGDKAGKERMLIVTLVALTAGSALAGLSHSIGLMIVARVIQGLGGGVLPLAFGIIRDEFPAARVRSAVGITAALTAVGGGLGLLLAGPIVDNLDYHWLFWFPMIMTAIATVATYLFVPESPVRTPGRISWGAALLLSVWLVALLLAVSEGPSWGWGSARILGLFAAAVVFAAVWILVELRSDAPLIDMRMMRIPAVWTANLVALLFGVVMYTVMTFLPQLVQTPAKLAGYGFSASITQSGIYMLPMTIGMFILGVLTGPLAARFGSKLVLVAGGAVTIVPFVLLSLGHDKGWEIYLSSSLMGIGMGLAFSSMSSIVVEAVPPVQTGVASGMNANIRTIGGAIGSSVAASILASRVTATHPFPPDSGYTSTFWFLAGAAVLAAVAALLIPTLRKGTADAAPEQRAVPTQATGHEESTVV; via the coding sequence ATGGCTCGGACCACGTCCCGTCCGCACTACAACGTCACCTTCGCGGTCCTGCTCGTCGGGGTCGCGGCCTACTCCCTGCTGCAGTCGCTGATCATCCCGGTGCTGCCGACCCTGATGCTGCACCTGCACACCAGCCAGGACACCGTGACCTGGCTGATGACCGGCTACCTGCTGTCGGCCTCCGTCGCCACACCGATCCTGGGCCGGATCGGCGACAAGGCCGGCAAGGAGCGGATGCTCATCGTCACGCTGGTCGCGCTGACCGCCGGTTCCGCTCTGGCCGGACTGTCGCACTCGATCGGCCTGATGATCGTGGCCCGCGTCATCCAGGGCCTGGGCGGTGGCGTGCTGCCGCTGGCCTTCGGCATCATCCGCGACGAGTTCCCGGCCGCCCGGGTGCGCAGCGCCGTCGGCATCACCGCCGCGCTGACCGCCGTCGGCGGCGGCCTCGGCCTGCTGCTGGCCGGGCCCATCGTGGACAACCTGGACTACCACTGGCTGTTCTGGTTCCCGATGATCATGACGGCGATCGCCACCGTCGCCACCTACCTGTTCGTCCCCGAGTCCCCGGTGCGCACCCCGGGCCGGATCAGCTGGGGCGCCGCGCTGCTGCTCTCCGTCTGGCTGGTCGCGCTGCTGCTCGCGGTCAGCGAGGGACCCAGCTGGGGCTGGGGCTCGGCGCGCATCCTGGGCCTGTTCGCCGCGGCCGTGGTCTTCGCCGCCGTCTGGATCCTGGTCGAACTCCGGTCGGACGCCCCGCTGATCGACATGCGGATGATGCGGATACCCGCCGTCTGGACCGCCAACCTGGTCGCGCTGCTCTTCGGCGTCGTGATGTACACCGTGATGACCTTCCTGCCGCAGCTGGTGCAGACGCCCGCCAAGCTGGCCGGCTACGGCTTCAGCGCCAGCATCACCCAGTCCGGCATCTACATGCTGCCGATGACCATCGGCATGTTCATCCTCGGCGTCCTGACCGGGCCGCTCGCCGCCCGGTTCGGCTCCAAGCTGGTGCTGGTCGCCGGCGGCGCCGTCACCATCGTGCCGTTCGTGCTGCTCTCGCTCGGCCACGACAAGGGCTGGGAGATCTACCTCTCCTCCAGCCTGATGGGCATCGGCATGGGGCTGGCGTTCTCCTCGATGTCCTCGATCGTGGTCGAGGCGGTGCCGCCGGTGCAGACCGGCGTGGCCAGCGGCATGAACGCCAACATCCGCACCATCGGCGGCGCGATCGGCAGCAGTGTGGCGGCCAGTATCCTGGCCTCCAGGGTGACCGCCACGCACCCGTTCCCGCCGGACTCGGGCTACACCAGCACCTTCTGGTTCCTCGCGGGGGCCGCGGTGCTCGCGGCGGTCGCCGCACTGCTCATCCCGACGCTCCGCAAGGGCACGGCGGACGCCGCGCCGGAGCAGCGGGCCGTACCGACCCAGGCAACCGGACACGAGGAATCGACCGTCGTATGA
- a CDS encoding NAD-dependent epimerase/dehydratase family protein, with protein sequence MLPWQREFVLATERVRSACEEAGVPRLVYASSSSVYGTRSGATPRGDGAEPRIPLRGQQTRR encoded by the coding sequence GTGCTGCCGTGGCAGAGGGAATTCGTCCTCGCCACCGAACGCGTCCGGTCGGCCTGCGAGGAAGCCGGGGTGCCCCGCCTGGTCTACGCCTCCTCCTCCAGCGTCTACGGGACCAGGAGCGGCGCCACCCCACGAGGAGACGGCGCCGAGCCCCGAATCCCCCTACGCGGTCAGCAAACTCGCCGATGA
- a CDS encoding helix-turn-helix transcriptional regulator, with protein MTTIDTPHETAVAPQFVPAQRPGPDGSAQPRVKPSRVLVAVYAEDIILYTGVVQQLRQRPEVELLTDAEAAKAEVSLMVVDRLTEAVAERLRGLRLSTSSRTGLVVGHFEAGGLQTVIECGVAAVLRRSDADQDRLVHLVTALANGEGVMPGDLLGRLLDRVGNLQRTMLDPRGLTLSTLTAREAEMLRLVADGFDTGEIAAQTSYSERTVKNVLHEITTRLGLRNRAHAVGYAMRHGLI; from the coding sequence ATGACGACGATCGACACACCCCACGAGACTGCCGTGGCACCGCAGTTCGTCCCCGCCCAGCGGCCCGGACCCGATGGATCCGCCCAGCCGCGGGTCAAGCCGAGCCGGGTGCTGGTAGCGGTGTACGCGGAGGACATCATCCTGTACACCGGTGTGGTCCAGCAGTTGCGGCAGCGGCCGGAGGTGGAGCTGCTCACGGACGCCGAGGCCGCGAAGGCCGAGGTCTCCCTGATGGTGGTCGACCGGCTGACCGAGGCGGTGGCCGAACGGCTGCGCGGGCTGCGGCTGAGCACCTCGAGCCGGACCGGCCTGGTGGTGGGCCACTTCGAGGCCGGCGGGCTGCAGACCGTCATCGAGTGCGGGGTCGCCGCCGTGCTGCGCCGCTCGGATGCCGACCAGGACCGGCTGGTGCACCTCGTCACGGCCCTGGCGAACGGTGAGGGCGTTATGCCCGGGGACCTGCTGGGCAGGCTGCTCGACCGGGTCGGGAACCTCCAGCGCACGATGCTCGACCCCCGGGGCCTGACCCTGTCCACCCTGACGGCGCGGGAGGCGGAGATGCTCCGGCTGGTCGCCGACGGCTTCGACACCGGCGAGATCGCGGCGCAGACCTCGTACTCCGAACGCACGGTCAAGAACGTGCTGCACGAGATCACCACGCGGCTGGGGCTGCGCAACCGGGCCCACGCGGTGGGGTACGCCATGCGCCACGGTCTCATCTGA
- a CDS encoding TetR/AcrR family transcriptional regulator, which yields MTKAHTSDGTARRELRRDAADNRDRVLAAAAAAVRREGTAVPMATVAADAGVGVGTVYRHFPSREALLGALTRRSLRLVLDAAGRAAEGDRSGLEAVRGFLDRTVEHGPDLVLPLHGGPPIVDQETLAIQAEVHHALGSLLQRGRRDGTIRHDVCTADLVVFGALLAQRLPHLTDWRRTARRQVDIYLAGLAPTARPLRR from the coding sequence GTGACGAAGGCACACACGAGCGACGGCACCGCGCGGCGGGAACTGCGCCGGGACGCGGCGGACAACCGTGACCGGGTGCTGGCGGCCGCCGCCGCGGCGGTCCGGCGGGAGGGCACCGCGGTGCCGATGGCGACCGTCGCCGCGGACGCGGGAGTCGGCGTCGGCACCGTCTACCGCCACTTCCCGTCGCGCGAAGCCCTGCTCGGCGCCCTGACCCGGCGCTCCTTGCGGCTCGTGCTGGACGCGGCCGGCCGGGCCGCCGAGGGCGACCGGTCCGGCCTCGAAGCCGTGCGCGGCTTCCTCGACCGGACCGTCGAGCACGGGCCCGACCTCGTGCTGCCGCTGCACGGCGGCCCGCCGATCGTCGACCAGGAGACCCTCGCGATCCAGGCCGAGGTGCACCACGCGCTCGGCTCACTGCTCCAGCGGGGCCGGCGGGACGGCACGATCCGCCACGACGTGTGCACGGCCGACCTGGTGGTCTTCGGCGCGCTGCTGGCGCAGCGGCTGCCGCACCTCACCGACTGGCGTCGCACCGCGCGACGCCAGGTGGACATCTACCTCGCCGGCCTGGCGCCGACGGCGCGGCCGCTCAGGCGCTGA
- a CDS encoding TetR/AcrR family transcriptional regulator: protein MTTSHPGGPAPTGTRALRRDAAENRERLLRAAWEVFGELGPDAGVEEIARRAGVGMGTLYRRFPTKDALITALNDEFLDHLLDSSRRLLAEQPHGLGLEAALWHMGTAMSSHCGCLSRLWQVVPPTADTRRAEFWALVDTLLQQARQAGEVRADLTLTDVYLCVLSLRSLIEDTAAQAPEIWRRYLSVHLAGFRPADHPLEHRPADDSLVATGVPPRPSRR from the coding sequence ATGACCACGAGCCACCCAGGCGGGCCCGCACCGACCGGCACCAGGGCGCTGCGCCGTGACGCGGCGGAGAACCGGGAGCGGTTGCTGCGTGCCGCCTGGGAGGTCTTCGGCGAACTCGGCCCCGACGCGGGCGTGGAGGAGATCGCCCGGCGGGCCGGGGTCGGCATGGGCACCCTCTACCGGCGCTTCCCCACCAAGGACGCGCTGATCACCGCGCTCAACGACGAGTTCCTCGACCACCTGCTGGACAGCAGCCGCCGGCTGCTCGCCGAACAGCCGCACGGCCTGGGCCTGGAGGCCGCGCTGTGGCACATGGGGACGGCCATGTCCTCGCACTGCGGCTGCCTCTCGCGCCTGTGGCAGGTGGTCCCGCCCACCGCGGACACCCGGCGCGCGGAGTTCTGGGCACTGGTCGACACCCTGCTGCAACAGGCCCGCCAGGCGGGCGAGGTCCGCGCCGACCTGACCCTCACCGACGTCTACCTCTGCGTCCTGTCGCTGCGCAGCCTCATCGAGGACACCGCAGCCCAGGCCCCCGAGATCTGGCGCCGCTACCTCTCCGTCCACCTGGCCGGCTTCCGCCCCGCCGACCACCCGCTGGAGCACCGGCCCGCCGACGACTCGCTGGTGGCCACCGGCGTGCCGCCGCGCCCGTCCCGCCGCTGA
- a CDS encoding cupin domain-containing protein, whose translation MSMAYLAQAEQQQQLEWLDGGTLAMLLDGKATDGQLMMGRFDVAEGEAPPYHLHTREDEIFLLIKGTALVWCDDQEYELAEGGVVFLPKQVPHGYRITSKKADLLVINTPAGIEGMFRETGRDRATPRPPGFQVKPDPAIADKYGNVIIGPPR comes from the coding sequence ATGAGCATGGCCTATCTCGCACAAGCCGAACAGCAGCAGCAACTCGAGTGGCTCGACGGCGGCACGCTGGCGATGCTGCTCGACGGCAAGGCCACCGACGGCCAGTTGATGATGGGGCGCTTCGACGTCGCGGAGGGCGAGGCGCCGCCGTACCACCTGCACACCCGGGAGGACGAGATCTTCCTGCTGATCAAGGGCACCGCCCTGGTGTGGTGCGACGACCAGGAGTACGAACTCGCCGAGGGCGGCGTGGTGTTCCTGCCCAAGCAGGTCCCGCACGGCTACCGGATCACCTCCAAGAAGGCCGACCTGCTGGTGATCAACACGCCGGCCGGTATCGAGGGGATGTTCCGGGAGACCGGTCGCGACCGTGCCACGCCGCGCCCGCCCGGCTTCCAGGTGAAGCCCGATCCCGCCATCGCCGACAAGTACGGCAACGTGATCATCGGCCCGCCGCGCTGA
- a CDS encoding eCIS core domain-containing protein codes for MIEEERRGSGGDPAPVRQDAEPVQRSSVHQVLRSAGRPLDGATRHEMESRLGADFSDVRLHTGSTARASAAEVGARAYTSGNHVVIGEGGADRHTLAHELTHVIQQRQGPVAGTDNGAGLRVSDPSDHYEREAEANATRALATPLAADRAGAFGDGVPPPEAGTQVQRTGARRTGAQRTAVQRMPPKRDTDTAEIRGNSPPRRHTRAKSRAENLDLNRPTLEFESSYDGPQEQRMHANQSIGFTQVAKLKNPEGAPQRVSTNYHFWQEVTDSNTQIVEADGPHGQDSERPWAQDGPYRPPYTNPVITDAQNSISFTDDPGFSTNRSMTSGYWLRSYQVSFRWKVARRTGAWNRNLPSWTSPVVTHTLESVFDPENPEASAPITHEAAGDHTWAVDLSAVGDA; via the coding sequence ATGATCGAGGAGGAGCGGCGCGGGTCGGGCGGCGACCCCGCCCCGGTGCGGCAGGACGCGGAGCCCGTCCAGCGCTCCTCGGTGCACCAGGTACTGCGCAGCGCCGGGCGGCCGTTGGACGGGGCCACCCGCCACGAGATGGAGTCCCGCCTCGGCGCCGACTTCTCCGACGTGCGCCTGCACACCGGCAGCACGGCCCGCGCCTCGGCGGCCGAGGTCGGCGCCCGTGCCTACACCTCCGGCAACCACGTGGTGATCGGGGAAGGCGGCGCCGACCGGCACACCCTGGCACATGAGCTCACCCATGTCATCCAGCAGCGCCAGGGGCCGGTGGCGGGCACCGACAACGGCGCGGGCCTCAGGGTCTCCGACCCGTCCGACCACTACGAGCGCGAGGCGGAGGCCAACGCCACCCGCGCGCTCGCCACGCCGCTCGCCGCCGACCGCGCTGGGGCGTTCGGCGACGGCGTGCCGCCGCCGGAGGCCGGGACCCAGGTGCAGCGGACCGGGGCGCGACGGACCGGGGCGCAGCGGACCGCAGTGCAGCGGATGCCCCCCAAGCGCGACACGGACACCGCGGAGATCAGGGGGAACAGCCCGCCGCGCCGCCACACCCGCGCCAAGTCCCGCGCGGAGAACCTCGATCTCAACCGGCCCACCCTGGAGTTCGAGTCCAGCTATGACGGCCCGCAGGAACAGCGGATGCACGCCAACCAGAGCATCGGGTTCACTCAGGTGGCCAAGCTGAAGAACCCCGAGGGCGCCCCTCAACGAGTCTCCACCAACTACCACTTCTGGCAGGAGGTCACCGACTCCAACACGCAGATCGTCGAGGCCGACGGCCCGCACGGCCAGGACTCCGAGCGCCCCTGGGCGCAGGACGGCCCCTACCGCCCGCCCTACACGAACCCGGTCATCACCGACGCCCAGAACAGCATCAGCTTCACCGACGACCCCGGTTTCTCCACCAACCGGAGCATGACCTCCGGGTACTGGCTGCGGTCCTACCAGGTCTCGTTCCGCTGGAAGGTCGCCCGGAGGACGGGCGCCTGGAACCGGAACCTGCCGAGCTGGACCAGCCCCGTGGTCACCCACACCCTGGAGTCGGTCTTCGACCCGGAGAACCCGGAGGCGTCCGCTCCGATCACCCATGAAGCGGCGGGAGACCACACCTGGGCCGTCGACCTGTCCGCGGTGGGCGACGCGTAG